CCCGAAATATTGAAACGAGCAAAGGATAAAAAAGATAAGAGGGTTCTAGTATTTCCTTTCTTATAAAATCTGTTATACTAATATTAGGACTAGGTACTAATAACAATTGCTAATATGGTCCGAATGAAATTTATCCTGCCATATTTAATAAGGAGGAATTACAAAATGAATCTATCACTTGAAAACCGTACATATGTCATTATGGGAGTTGCCAACAAACGAAGTATTGCGTGGGGGATTGCCCAGTCGCTGTCTAAAGCAGGAGCAAGGCTTATTTTTACATACGCTGGCGAGCGCCTCGAGAAAAACGTAAGGGATCTTGCTGAAACGCTTGAGCGCAAGGATTCGCTGGTTCTCCCTTGTGATATTACGAACGATGATGAAATTAAATCTACTTTTGAGCAGATTAAAGCTGAAGTCGGGGTAATTCATGGGCTTGCCCACTGCATCGCTTTTGCGAATACAGATGAACTAAAAGGTGAATACCTCAATACGACGAGAGACGGGTTCTTACTCGCTCATAACATCTCTTCTTATTCGCTTACTGCGGTTGCTAAAGAAGCACGCGGCATAATGACAGAAGGCGGAAGCATCGTAACATTAACTTACCTTGGAGGAGAGCGTGTCCTTCAGAACTACAACGTAATGGGTGTTGCCAAGGCTTCACTGGATGCCAGTGTGAAATACCTTGCGAGTGACCTTGGAAAAGAAAACATTCGTGTAAACGCGATTTCGGCCGGTCCAATCCGTACGCTCGCTGCGAAAGGAATCGGCGACTTCAACAGCATCTTAAAGCAAATTGAAGAAAAAGCTCCTCTCCGCCGTACAACGACTCCAGAAGAAGTGGGCGATACAGCTCTATTCCTGATGAGTGATCTTTCAAGAGGCATCACAGGGGAAACGATTCATGTGGACAGCGGGTACAGCATTTTAGGAAACTAATCCTTGTCATATCTTAATTTTTTCTGAATGAGAGCATAAAAAGCGATAAAACTGCCAGCCAGTATACCCAGTATATTGGCTGGTATTTTTTTTACGGGGATTGCTGCAAACTGAGCATGAACCAACAGCCCTATCATAATAGGCAATACAATGGATAGTTCATAGTTTTAGAATCCAATGAGATTAGAAAACCGATCGTAGCCGATAATGAAATGGCAAATTCACTGTAATTTACAGAACCGATTGCTTTTCTTGGTTTCAATCCTTTGAGAGCAGGACCGGAGTAGTGATCGGCCCCCACCCTCCACCGCCTATGGCGTCCAATAGGCAACGGTGAATAAATAACCGAGGACAAGCCGATAGCATAAAGTGATTGTAGGAAAATGTATCTGGAAAGAGGGATGGTTTCATTGAAGAGAATGAGTAGTGTTTTATGCTAGTATCTGTTGTAATGCCTGTTTATAATGGTGAAGCTTTTTTAATGGAATCTGTTGATAGTGTCCTAAATCAAACCTATAAACATTTCGAATTAATCGTTGTAAACGATGGATCCACAGACCGTACGAAAGATATTCTGAGTTCATTGAATGATGATCGAATAAAGAGTATTCATCTGAAAAAAAACGGTGGAGCTGCAAATGCATTAAATATTGGCATCAAGGAAGCCAAAGGGGATTGGATAGCAATTCAGGATGCTGATGACATCAGTTTACCGAACAAGTTAGAGGAACAGATTCGTTATATCTGTGAACATCCGGATGCAACCGCTGTAGGTTCCCTTATAGAATGTATTTCAGGCCATGCTGAAGTTCCTATGAGAAATCTGCAAATAGAAGCCACTAGAAATCACCTTTCTTCCAAAGAGCATATTAACGCTTATCGTTTTTATTTAAACCCTTTTTGCCACGGATCAGTTTTATTTTCTAAATCAATTTTTAATCAAATAGGGGGCTATGACCCTCAATATAAAATATGTTATGACTATGATTTATGGTTAAGGATGCTTGAGTTAACCCCCATTCATAAAATACCTATTGTGTTGTACCAGTATCGAGTTCATTCTGGGTCGATCAGCCGGAAAAACCAGCAAACGATAAATGAAGATTGGCTAGTAGCTTCTAAACATTTAAAAAAACAATTACAGGAGCGTTTTAAAAAAGCGCCGAGTTTTATCGTATTTGGCAAAGAAGAGGCCTGCGAAGATTTTAAACAAGTCAGTTTAATGAACAGAATAGACGTATCAGGATATTTTTATAAGGATTTTGACAATGATGATATGCTGCAGCTTTATTATGAGAGGAACATCGATGGGATTATTTTTTTGGAAGATATTAGCCTGATAAGCCTGTTTTATAAACTGCAGGAAAAAGGATTAGAGCTGAATAAAAACCTGTATAAAATTTGGGCAGGATATTATAAATAACACTTGCTGTAAGGATAAGAAAGTAACAATAGTTTTGAATGGGAGGCAGCAGCATGGCCATTTTAGTTACGGGAGGCGCAGGTTATATTGGCACCCATACGTGTGTGGAGCTTTTAAATAAAGGCTATGACATTGTTGTGTTAGATAAATTGTCCAAAAGTAAAAGAGAATCAGTCAACCGAGTAATGGAGATTTCAGGCAGAAGTTTTAAATTTGAGAATGTTGATCTTGTAGAGAAAAAGGAACTGGAAAGAGTTTTTACCGAGAATAAGATTGAAGCTGTCGTCCACTTTGCCGGATTAAAATCAGTTGGAGAGTCAGTGAAAAAGCCTCTTGATTATTATCGAAATAATGTCATGGGTACGATTTTGCTTTGTGAGGCAATGCAGCAATTTGGTGTGAAAAATGTGGTGATTAGTTCTTCTGCCGCAGTTTATGGTACAACAAAGCAAATGCCAATAGCAGAAGATGCACCGCTTGGTCCGGATAACCCTTATGGCCGGACGAAGCTGATGATCGAAGAAATACTTCGAGATCTCTATGTTTCAGATAGCGAATGGAGCATTGCTCTCCTGCGATATTTCAATCCGGTTGGAGCGCATGAAAGTGGACGAATTGGGGAGGATCTGAACGGAATTCCTAGTAACTTAGCTCCCTATATCACACAGGTCGCTGTCGGGAGATTGAAGGAAGTTAATGTCTTTGGCAATGATTATCAAACAAAAGATGGTACAGGAGTCAGGGATTATATCCATATCACTGATCTGGCAAAGGGACACTTAAAGGCGTTAGATAAAGTGTTGGCCGGCAATGGTGTAGAGGCTTATAACCTTGGGACTGGAAAAGGGTATAGTGTGATGGAAATGATTGCAGCATTTGAAAATGCAACTGGACAAAAGATACCTTACAAAGTGGTGGACCGCCGGCCTGGAGATGTTTCAGTCAGTTATGCAGACCCGGCAAAAGCCAAGAGGATGCTAGGATGGGAAGCCCAAAAGGGGATTGATGAAATGTGTGCTGATGCCTGGAATTGGCAGAAGAACAATTTATATGCTTCATTGATAAAAAATGACTCAGTTATAGGAGAGTATGAATGTTAGTTTCAGTTGTAATGGCTGTTTACAATGCTGAAGACTATGTTGAAGAGGCTATTAAAAGTATCTTAAATCAGACATATGATCAAATAGAGCTAATTATTGTTAATGATGCATCTATTGATCGGTCATATGAAATTCTTGAGTCAATAAAAGATCAAAAGGTAAAGGTTATCCATTTAGATAAAAATCAGGGAGCTGCTCATTGCTTAAATATCGGAATTAAGCAAGCTAGCGGAAGTTGGATTGCGATTCAGGATGCCGATGATCTAAGTCTTCCAAATCGCATTGAAGAACAGGTAAAGTATGTTACAAACCATGCCGGGATAGCAGCAGTTGGCTCGTTTATTCATTGTATACATGGAAAAGAAATAATCTCAAATGAATTATTATTAATGGAAGAGGAAGGATATAATGCCTCCAGTGAACATTTAAAAGAACACCGTTTTTTTTCCTGTTTTATGTGTCATGGTTCCGTTATGTTTTCTAAATCTGTTTTTGATAAATTGGGCGGTTATAATCCGGCATATAGAATCGCCTATGATTATGACCTTTGGATGCGTATGCTTGAAATATTGCCGATTCATAAACTGCCTAAAGTATTATATGAATACCGAATACACCCGGATTCACTTAGTCGATTAAAAAGGCAGGACACAGTTAATGAAGTTTGGCTGATTTCCAGTAAAAATATTCAAAAAAAATTAGTGGACGGTTTAAACCATAACCCTAATTTTGTTATTATCGGCGACCGAAAGACATGTAAAGAATTTAAAAACATTGCGTGTACAGAAAATTCTCTCTCAGTCTATGATTTTTACTATAAAAACAATAGAAGTTTAAGTTCTAAAATTTATAAACTTTATTGCACCGGTAAGGTGGATGCTGTAATTTTTCTTAACAGTTATAAATTATTAGGAATTTATGAGCAGTTAAAACAAAAAGGATTGATTTTTAACGATAATTTGTTCAGGATCATGGTGTAAGATATCTTCTTACTATAATGCAATCATAGTAATGTATAACTCCGTGGTTTTTTGCCTATACATCCCCTTAATTGCTGAATAGATTAAACTAATACAATGTATTTAAGTTTCGGGGGTGTACGATGCTTAACACTGGGAATGAACGGATATTAATCATAGCACCACACTCCGATGATGAAGTATTGGGTTGTGGAGGATTGATTGAGAGAGCATGCAGGTTAGGAAATCATGTGAAAGTTGTCATTGCAGCATTAGGAGAAACAACATTCATCCATTCCGGAATGAAAGTGACAGCCGATATTAGAAAAAAGGAACTGTCCGATGCCTTATCGTTTTTGGGTTGTGAAGATTATGAAGTCTTGTTTGAAGATAAAGAAGGGATATTGGACACCATTCCGCAAAAACAATTAGTCTCAAAAATTGATGATATCTTGATGAGTTTTAAACCCTCAATGGTGTTCATACCATATCCGAGTTTTCATCAGGATCATAAGGCGCTTTTTCATGCCTGCATGGCCAGCTTAAGGCCACAGCCTCATCTAAATTATAAGTTGATTGCTATGTATGAGTACCCTTTAATCGTCTGGCAATATCCTCGAATTAACAATGCCGGTGAGCTTTTCTTGGATCTTGGTGAAAAAATAGATATGAAAGTAGAAGCAATGAAAATGCATGTTTCCCAAATCCGTGAGTCTCAACATCTTATTTCACCAGAAAGTATAAAGAAATGGGCAGAAAAAAGAGGGATGGAGAACGGGTCCCAATATGCTGAGAAATATTATATTTTACGTGCAAAGCTTTTTTAGCATTCTGCCAGGAATAAAAGAGTTATTAAGGAGGAATTTTTGCTGAATAACTTTTCAATAAGACCCAAAAGCAGAAATTTTGGATTCGATCGGGGAAAACCTATTGATAGATTTTACATTGAGAAATTTTTAGAGAATAACCGCGCAGAGATAAAAGGACATGTTCTGGAAGTAGGAGATAATTATTATACGAGGACCTATGGAACTAACGTTTTGAAAAGCGATGTGCTGAACCTCATTCCTTCACCTGAAGCGACCATTGTAGGTGACTTGGCAACAGGAGAAAATATTCCTCATGAGGTTTTTGACTGTATTATACTGACCCAGGTCATTCATGTCATATACGATATTAAAATGGCATTAAACAATACAATAAAAGCGTTAAAACCAGGAGGGACATTGCTGATAACGACGACTGGTTTAAGCCCAAGCTGCCGAACAGATTTTCATGGAGACTATTGGAGATTTACGGATACTTCATTGAGGATGCTGTTGAATGAGCTCGTTGATGAAGAAAAGATAGAGATAGATGTATTTGGCAATGTTGCTGTAGCGAAAGCATTTCTTGACTGTTTGGCCGTTCATGAAATCCCTGAAGCCATTTTAGGCATTAAGGATGAACATTACCAGGTGATTCTAACTGCAATAGTTAAAAAATAATGTTTAAAAGAGCAAATGATGAATTGCTCTTTTTTTTATTTGATACAAACATCAGTACAATCAGGATTGGATTAAGTGCATATAAATTAATAAGGAATATTTTTTTTACAGGATATTATAAATTTTAAGAGGTGTTTAAGTAGTTGGATAAAGAAGTGACCATTTTAATACCTTCATTTAATTCAGGAATATATTTAAGAGAAGCTTTAGAGAGTGTGTTTAATCAAACATATCCCTATTGGAAAATTATTTTAGTGGATGATGCATCAACTGATGATAGCTTGTCCCATGCTGCTGATCTGTTGGAAGATCAAAGAATTACACTTATCAAGAATAAAAAAAACGTCGGCCAATCAATGTCACAAAACATTGGGCTTGAAAGAATAAATACAGAATTCTTTATGCAATTAGACGCTGATGATTGGCTTCCAGAAAACACACTGGATGTATTAATGGATACAGCAAGAAATTTACCTGAAGAAGTAGCATTGATTGTTGGCAATGTTATTGAAGTGACAGAAATCAGAAAAAGAAAAAGGTACAGATATGTTTCTAATGAATGGGACAATATTCTGCAGGAAAAATATGAACTGTTGCTTTCAAACTATATTCCTTGGCCAAAGTTTTACCGAACATCTTTGATAAAAAAGATGGGCGGATGGGCAGTTAATGACCCGTTTAACGGCAGGCATGCAGAAGATCTTCGTATGTTTTTACGATTAATAGAAGAATACCGTTTTTACTATATACCACAAACCATTTTATACTATCGAATACATGCAAGGAATTCCACACATCAAAAAGACGTTTACAGAGAGGCTGTAGAGTGGATCGTACGCGATGCTCTTCACCGGTGGGGAAATGAATATGAACCAGTATTTAAGGAAATTAGAGGCGGTTGGAGAGTAGTTAAAAAGTTAAACCGGATTGAATAGGAAGGGTTGGTGAAAATGGACGAAAAAGTAACGGTTCTAATCCCCTCGTATAACCCTGGCAAGTATTTAAGAAATGCAATAGAGAGTGTAATTAACCAGACGCATCAAGGCTGGAAAATGGTCATCGTAGACGATGCTTCGACTGATGATAGTTTATCAACGATACAGGACTATCTATCCGATCCCCGTATAGTCCTTATAAAAAACAAGCGAAATTTAGGACAGTCCAAAACCCAAAACGCTGGTTTAGAGCAAATAGATACTCTTTTTACAATAATGCTGGATAGTGATGACTGGTTTTTTCCAGACACACTTGAAATTCTAATGAATGAGGCGGAAAGGTTGCCCGATGAGGTAGCATTGATCTGCGGCAAAAAAACAATCTTAATAGAAAATGATCATGGTGAAGTGGTATATAAGATGCTGGATATAAAGGGTCGTTCATATGAAGATCCTTATGAATTTTTGTTGGGGAATTTTGTTCCATATCCCCGTTTTTACCGGACATCCGCGCTTAAAAACGTAGGAGGCTGGCCAACAGATGACCCATATGAGGGGCGTTATCTGGAAGACCGTCGCATGGATGTCCTTTTGATTAAAGATTATAAAATTCGATGGATCGATAAAATGCTTTATAATTATAGGAAACATATCAACAACGTAACCGTTAATAAGAAGGCTATTTTAAATGAGATGATTAAATGGAATATTCATTATGCGTTAAATAAATGGGGGAATGAGTTTGAGCCACAATTCTCAATAAATAAAAACGGCTGGGTTGAATTGAGTTCACTTACTCCAGTAAAAACATAGCATAGACCCCATTTTCCAATCCGTATAAAAAGACTGTCTCAAGAAGTTCGTTTAAAACGATCTGAATGAGGCAGCCTTCTTTTTTATTTGGTTGATTTCCGGAGTTGTCAGCTCTTCCACGTCTTGATTCATTTAGTTACTAAAAGAGGATTTATAAACATTTATTGTTCTTCGTAATCCTTCTTCCAGGCTTACCTTAGGTTCCCAATCAAGAATTTTTTTTGCTTTGTCAATGTTTGGCCGTCTTTGTTTAGGGTCATCTTTTGGCAGAGGGAGAAATACAATATCACTAGAGGAATTTGTGAGTTCTTTTATTAATTTAGCTAGATTTAAAACGGTAATCTCATTTGGATTACCTATATTTATAATTTCTCCGTTTGCGGCATCATTCTTCATCATTAACATAATTGCACGGATGGTGTCGTCTACATAGCAAAATGACCTTGACTGTGAGCCATCTCCATAAACAGTAATTTCCTCTCCCTTTATGGCCTGATTTACAAAATTAGAAATTACACGTCCATCGTCATTTCGCAAACCAGCAGAATACGTGTTAAATATCCGGGCAACCTTGATATTCACCCCGAAGAGGCTGTGGTATAAATAACAAAACACTTCCCCAAGCCGTTTGCCTTCATCATAGCAGGCTCTGGGCCCCCAGGTATTAACATTGCCCCTGTAATCTTCCGTCTGAGGATGGATTTCTGGGTCGCCATAAACTTCACTTGTACTTAAATATACCATTTTGGCATTATGAGTTTTAGTGAGTTCTAACATGTTTTTCGTTCCAATGGTATTGATTTCAATGGTTTCAAAAGGATATTGTTGATAGTATTTGGGGGATGCAGGAGAAGCGAGGTGATAAATTTGGTCTATGTCTGTTATTTCCTTTAATGGAAAGAGGTTATCAGAGCAAACATCAAGTTTTATAAAGGTGAAGTTTGGATGAGCATTTAACTTAACAATATTTTGCATCCTGCCGGTAGAAAGATTATCAATTCCTATAATGCAGCAGCCTTCGGATAAAAGAGTTTCTGCCAGCTGATATCCCAAGAAACCGGCCACTCCGGTAATAATTATTTTTTTCAACGCACCTATCACCTCTCAAGTGATTAATTGTAACCTATTCCTTCATAAATATAGCCAATAGATCTCATCTCTGCTGTATTGAGCATATTTCTCCCATCAAAAATAATAGGGGAATTCATTTTATTTTTTATACCTGCCCAATTTATATTTTTATATTGAGGCCAGTCAGTACAGATTAATATTGCATCTGCATTTGTGATTGCTTCTTCTGCAGAATCTTTTTGACAAACAGTATCCACTAGATTGCCAGGGAGTTTAGCAACGGGATCGTGTACTTCTACAATTGCTCCTTCATTTATTAAGTTTTGTATGATCTTCAAGGATGGCGACTGTCTTATATCATCTGTTTGAGCCTTAAAGGAAAGACCCAATACAGCAATTTTTTTTGCTGCCAAGCTGATTAATCTTGTTTTTACTTTTTTAAAGAGGTAGCCCGGCTGGTTCTCATTAATAGCATGAACTTTCTCGAGAATTGAAAGATCTATATTATTTTTCTTTGCAGTATCGATCAAGGCCAGCACATCTTTTGGAAAACAAGATCCCCCATAGCCAATACCAGCTTCTAAAAATAATTGGCCGATTCTTAAATCCAATCCAACCCCTTTAGCCACATCTTGGACATTAATATGCAATTTGTCACAAAGGATGGCTATTTCGTTAATGAATGAAATTTTAGTTGCTAAAAATGAATTAGCAGTATATTTAATTAATTCTGCAGCACTTGGTGTAGTAACAAAAAATGGTGACTTTATTCCCTTATAAAGTTCTTGAAGGAGTGCGGTTGCTTTATCATTTTCACTTCCAAGTATTATTCGGTCTGGATAAAGGGCATCGTGTAAAGCATTGCCTTCTCTTAGAAACTCTGGATTTGATAATACATCAAAAGAGACAGGATCTTTCTTGGTATTTTCGATCCACAGCTTAACTTGTTTAGAGGTTCCCGCGGGCACAGTGCTTTTGATGACGATTATTTTGTATTCATTCAGGTTTGAAGCGATAAATTCAGAAGCTTCCCGTAAAAAGTGCAAATTGGCACTTCCATCTTGATTTTGCGGAGTACCGACACAGATGAAAATAAGGTTATTATCTTTTATAGCTCTTTGATGATCATTTTCAAATGTGATTTTTCCAGAAGCTAAGTGCTTAGTAAGTAGCGTATCTAAACCGGGTTCGTAAAAAAAAAGTTTTCCTTTCTGTAAATCATTAATTTTCTTTTGATCAACATCTATCACTGTTACCGAATGTCCCAATTCAGCAAATAGTAAACCAGTAGTTGTTCCTACATAACCTGCCCCAATGATTAAAACATTCAATGAAACACCCCCGTTAAATTTCAGCTATTCTAAAATATGAATGTAACCAATAAAAGGAAACGGCTATAGCTAAAATTAAACACTGTCCCGGGCTTGAAATCTGTAATTAGTCTTTATATTTTTTAAAGACATGCCGGTTTTCACTAAAGGGGTTAGTAATCTCAGAATGTGCTAAATCATTATTTTTAAAAATATTACGTATTTTATCGCTTACTAATCTGCCGTTATCAAAGTAATCATAGCTCCATGGAATGTTTGATAAATCCTGATGGCCATGATCTTCTAACAATCTCTGATATTCATTGAGTATGTTAATGCCGTGAGTTGTTGTTTCATTGTTTATTAAATACAAGGTGTCAGAAATATAAGGCAGTCCGGAAAAATGAAAAAATCGTAAAGGTTGGTCATTTACCTTATAGTTATCGCTTGTTTTTGTAATATTTCTTTCAAATAGATTCCAATACGCAACATTGTATCCCGGGTGTTTTAAATTCATGACTTTATCAAAAAAAACAGGGGCAAGATCCATCCACTTTTGTTCATTGAATAACCCTCTTGGAGGATCGGTATAACAGTATTGATTGAGCCGATCACACCACCAATCCAAAAAAAACTGACATTCTGTAGATCGCTTGAGCGCGATAAAACCAGTATTGAAATTTCCGGAGTTCAAGAGTGCGAATTCCCCAAATAAATGGGCTGGATTTTTTACTGGATTTAAAATATGTGGAGTTAAAGCAATAGAATGTAAGCGAAGGGTATCCTCGACCTCTATGAAAGGTCCAAAAACCAGGGTATCACTATCCAGGTAAATGACATGTTCTTCTTTTGGATACTTTTGAAAAATATATCGAAACAGCTGTCCTTTACAGAACCCTGCTGTTTCATATTGACTATATTTAAATATGGTATGTTCAAAATTAAGATATCCCATATCTTTCGCTAAAACGATTTCATCAAACAGGTCTAATTTCCTTATAGAAACAGGAAGATTTTTTTCGATCAAACAGAGGACCATCTTTGATTCCGGAATATGCTTTTTAATGGATTGTGCTAATGTCTTGGCCATAGCAAGGTGGTTCATGCAAACAGAAGTACAGAAAATCAATGTTTTCTCACCTGCGTTTTTCGTATTTTTAACCGTTTAATGGCTTTATTGGTTAGTGCATAGGGGTTTGTAGTATGTGCCTCTAATTCAGAATTATATTTAAATACTGATCGTGATTTATCAACTATCCGTTCACCATGATCAAAAAAATTATAGCTCCATTCAAAATGGGTAGGATAGAGGTTTTCATTCTCCTCCATTAGAGCAATGTATTGATGTACAACTTTATATATAGACGGATTGTCTGGAAGGTTATCCCGGAGAAAATGTAATGTTGAAAAATGAAAAAATCGAAAAGGTTCACCATTAGCATAATATACGCCATCTTTCATGCTGATGTTGCGCTGGTTTATATTCCAGAACGCCACATTATAACCGTCATGTTTCAGTACATAAATCTTATCAAACAACATTAAGGCTGCTGTTAGCCATCTCTGGTCGGTAAACAGTCCTTGTTCCGCATCATTAAAAGCATAGCGTTCAAGTCTTGCTGTCCACCAATCCAGCATTGCTTCTGCTTCCATTGAACGTTTAACTCCAATGTACCCGCCGTTAATGATCCCGACTCTCAGAATCAAAATTTCTGCATTTTCCCCCCAAATGGTGTATGTGTTTTTTGGCGGTTCATTATAATGGGGAGTCAATACAATGGAATGCGTTTTAAAGGCAGCAAATACTTCATCAAAACGGGAAAACACTTGAGTATCTGAATCAATATAACTGAAAAATTCCACATCTTTATACTTGCTGTAGACATATTTCATAAGTTGTCCTTTACAAGCACATGCCGCTTCGTATTGATTATATTTAAATATAGTGGTTTCAAAGTTTGTAAAGCCCATGTCCTTAGCCAATACCACTTCATGAAAATCTTGATCGTCCAATAAATGGGCAGGCAAGCTTTTTTCTAGTAAACAAATAACCAATTTACTTTCCGGCATATGCTCTTTTAGTGAATTGGCCAATACCTTTGCCTTTGCCAAATGATTTAAACAGACGGATGTACAAAAAATCATATTTCACATCACCTTACTTGGAAATTATTTTAGTGTCATCAAAAAAAATGCATTCAATGGAAGTGTTTTCTATGTGCAGTTTATCGATTTTTGTCCCTTTTCCGAAAATACTATGAGTTATTAAAGAAGAGACATCACTTACATAAACATTTTCCAGAATTATACTGTCTTGAATCCTGCAGTTATCTATAACGGCACCCTGTGAAACTGATACATACGGACCTATTGTCGAATTTGTTAGCACACAGTTTTTATCAATATGAACGGGCGGAATCAACTTGCAGTTTTTGATGATGGTTGAAGGGTCTGTAGTCTCCTCTGATCGATTCAGGGAATCTAAAACCCAACGGTTGGCTTCTAACCATCGTTCTATTGTGCCTACATCGGAATATTCCTTTTTTGTAATTTGGTAAGAGATATTATATTGATGATTAATTAGCCATTGAATGGCGTCAGTAATTTCGTATTCTCCTCTTGAGGAGGGTTGTATATGGTTAATGGCAGTGAGCACATTGGAGTCAAACGCATAAGCTCCAATTATTGCAAGATTGGATGCTGAATTTTTTGGTTTTTCTTCCACATTAATGATCTGGTTGTTTTCTACATGGGCGATTCCAAATTCACTAGGATTAGAGACCTTCGTAATCATAACAGCACCGTTGATTGAACTAGACAGGATAGCTTCTTTAAGGGATAAAAGCGATTCATTGATCAGGTTATCTCCTAATAAAAGAATAAATGGTTCGGTCTTCAAAAAATCCGATGCTTGCCTTACTGCATCTCCAATACCCTTTGCTTTCGGCTGATAAATTAGTGTAATTGAAGTATTGTCGGCTCGTCGATTATCTATATACTCACAAATATCTTTTTGTAAAGGGTTTAATACAATAC
This genomic stretch from Fictibacillus marinisediminis harbors:
- a CDS encoding UDP-glucuronic acid decarboxylase family protein: MKKIIITGVAGFLGYQLAETLLSEGCCIIGIDNLSTGRMQNIVKLNAHPNFTFIKLDVCSDNLFPLKEITDIDQIYHLASPASPKYYQQYPFETIEINTIGTKNMLELTKTHNAKMVYLSTSEVYGDPEIHPQTEDYRGNVNTWGPRACYDEGKRLGEVFCYLYHSLFGVNIKVARIFNTYSAGLRNDDGRVISNFVNQAIKGEEITVYGDGSQSRSFCYVDDTIRAIMLMMKNDAANGEIINIGNPNEITVLNLAKLIKELTNSSSDIVFLPLPKDDPKQRRPNIDKAKKILDWEPKVSLEEGLRRTINVYKSSFSN
- a CDS encoding UDP-glucose dehydrogenase family protein, producing the protein MNVLIIGAGYVGTTTGLLFAELGHSVTVIDVDQKKINDLQKGKLFFYEPGLDTLLTKHLASGKITFENDHQRAIKDNNLIFICVGTPQNQDGSANLHFLREASEFIASNLNEYKIIVIKSTVPAGTSKQVKLWIENTKKDPVSFDVLSNPEFLREGNALHDALYPDRIILGSENDKATALLQELYKGIKSPFFVTTPSAAELIKYTANSFLATKISFINEIAILCDKLHINVQDVAKGVGLDLRIGQLFLEAGIGYGGSCFPKDVLALIDTAKKNNIDLSILEKVHAINENQPGYLFKKVKTRLISLAAKKIAVLGLSFKAQTDDIRQSPSLKIIQNLINEGAIVEVHDPVAKLPGNLVDTVCQKDSAEEAITNADAILICTDWPQYKNINWAGIKNKMNSPIIFDGRNMLNTAEMRSIGYIYEGIGYN
- a CDS encoding sugar phosphate nucleotidyltransferase, translated to MKGLILVAGKGTRLRPFSLARAKTLIPVANKPLLEYCIESLKKIGINEIGIVLNPLQKDICEYIDNRRADNTSITLIYQPKAKGIGDAVRQASDFLKTEPFILLLGDNLINESLLSLKEAILSSSINGAVMITKVSNPSEFGIAHVENNQIINVEEKPKNSASNLAIIGAYAFDSNVLTAINHIQPSSRGEYEITDAIQWLINHQYNISYQITKKEYSDVGTIERWLEANRWVLDSLNRSEETTDPSTIIKNCKLIPPVHIDKNCVLTNSTIGPYVSVSQGAVIDNCRIQDSIILENVYVSDVSSLITHSIFGKGTKIDKLHIENTSIECIFFDDTKIISK